One stretch of Clavibacter michiganensis DNA includes these proteins:
- a CDS encoding DEAD/DEAH box helicase encodes MSTDDTASTPDADAAPRTTFSDLGLSDQVLKALKDVGYETPSAIQAATIPSLLSGRDVLGVAQTGTGKTAAFALPILSNLDVSQKTPQALVLAPTRELALQVCEAFERYASGMRGVHVLPVYGGQGYGVQLSALRRGVHVVVGTPGRIMDHLDKGTLDLSQLKFLVLDEADEMLKMGFAEDVETILADTPKSKQIALFSATMPAQIRRISGKYLQDPEEITVKNKTTTSANTTQRYLMVSYPQKVDALTRILETENFEGMIVFVRTKNETETLAEKLRARGYAAAAISGDVAQAQCERTVEQLKSGKLDILVATDVAARGLDVDRISHVVNYDIPIDTESYVHRIGRTGRAGRSGAAISFVTPRERRLLTAIERATRQPLTEMRMPSAEDVNVTRLSRFDDAITAALADRERLDAFRDIVGHYVNHHDVVESDVAAALAIVAQGDTPLLLSADDLRPPRVERERRDDRPSRDGDDRGERRARPARGSGNMATYRIDVGRRHRVEPRQIVGALANEGGFSREDFGHIDIRPDFSLVELPAGLPQDKIDRLASTVINGRPIDIRPDRGGPRAAERGAAPERRGRKPRD; translated from the coding sequence ATGAGCACTGACGACACCGCATCCACCCCCGACGCGGACGCCGCCCCCCGCACGACCTTCAGCGACCTCGGTCTCTCCGACCAGGTGCTCAAGGCACTCAAGGACGTGGGCTACGAGACGCCCTCCGCGATCCAGGCCGCCACGATCCCCTCCCTCCTGTCCGGCCGCGACGTCCTCGGCGTCGCCCAGACCGGCACCGGCAAGACGGCAGCGTTCGCGCTGCCGATCCTCTCCAACCTCGACGTCTCCCAGAAGACCCCGCAGGCCCTCGTCCTCGCGCCCACCCGCGAGCTCGCGCTCCAGGTGTGCGAGGCGTTCGAGCGCTACGCGTCCGGCATGCGCGGCGTGCACGTGCTGCCCGTCTACGGCGGCCAGGGCTACGGCGTGCAGCTGTCGGCGCTCCGCCGCGGCGTGCACGTGGTCGTCGGCACCCCCGGCCGGATCATGGACCACCTCGACAAGGGCACGCTCGACCTCTCGCAGCTCAAGTTCCTCGTGCTCGACGAGGCCGACGAGATGCTCAAGATGGGCTTCGCGGAGGACGTGGAGACGATCCTCGCGGACACCCCGAAGTCGAAGCAGATCGCGCTGTTCTCGGCGACGATGCCCGCGCAGATCCGCCGCATCTCGGGCAAGTACCTGCAGGACCCCGAGGAGATCACGGTCAAGAACAAGACCACGACCTCGGCGAACACCACGCAGCGGTACCTGATGGTGTCGTACCCGCAGAAGGTCGACGCCTTGACGCGCATCCTCGAGACCGAGAACTTCGAGGGCATGATCGTGTTCGTCCGCACCAAGAACGAGACGGAGACGCTCGCCGAGAAGCTCCGGGCCCGCGGGTACGCGGCGGCCGCCATCTCGGGCGACGTCGCGCAGGCGCAGTGCGAGCGCACGGTGGAGCAGCTGAAGTCGGGCAAGCTCGACATCCTCGTGGCCACGGACGTCGCGGCCCGCGGCCTCGACGTCGACCGGATCAGCCACGTCGTCAACTACGACATCCCGATCGACACCGAGTCGTACGTGCACCGCATCGGCCGCACGGGTCGCGCCGGACGCAGCGGCGCGGCGATCAGCTTCGTCACGCCGCGCGAGCGCCGCCTCCTCACCGCGATCGAGCGGGCCACGCGCCAGCCGCTCACCGAGATGCGCATGCCGAGCGCGGAGGACGTGAACGTCACGCGCCTCTCGCGCTTCGACGACGCGATCACCGCGGCCCTCGCCGACCGCGAGCGCCTGGACGCGTTCCGGGACATCGTGGGCCACTACGTGAACCACCACGACGTCGTCGAGTCCGACGTGGCCGCCGCGCTCGCGATCGTCGCGCAGGGCGACACCCCGCTGCTGCTCTCGGCCGACGACCTCCGTCCGCCCCGAGTCGAGCGCGAGCGCCGCGACGACCGCCCGTCCCGCGACGGCGACGACCGCGGCGAGCGTCGCGCCCGTCCCGCGCGCGGCAGCGGCAACATGGCGACGTACCGCATCGACGTCGGCCGCCGCCACCGCGTCGAGCCCCGCCAGATCGTCGGCGCGCTCGCCAACGAGGGCGGCTTCAGCCGCGAGGACTTCGGCCACATCGACATCCGCCCCGACTTCTCGCTCGTCGAGCTGCCGGCCGGGCTGCCGCAGGACAAGATCGACCGGCTCGCCAGTACGGTCATCAACGGGCGCCCGATCGACATCCGCCCCGACCGCGGCGGCCCCCGCGCCGCCGAGCGCGGTGCGGCCCCGGAACGTCGCGGGCGGAAGCCGCGCGACTGA
- a CDS encoding class I SAM-dependent methyltransferase, with protein MTHPHHAHGPADPSLARMLDLDARILHGHQRELTAWVRRLARDTAGRVVLDLGAGTGTGTVALARRFERAEVHAVDASPAMLERVAERAVVDGLADRIRTVHADLDAGWPALPPADLVWASLMLHEVADPARLLARVHDGLAPGGILAVVEMDGPPRFLPDRLDPALGRPGLADRLDDAVTHGGTGGPSHPDWAPWLQEAGLVDVETRTFPIDPDPADPIAAAATLPYARAWLTRVRDRAADRLDAGDRAALDALLDDGGPHALARIPGLGLRGTRTACVGRRPR; from the coding sequence ATGACGCACCCGCACCACGCCCACGGCCCCGCCGACCCGTCGCTCGCCCGCATGCTCGACCTCGACGCCCGGATCCTGCACGGCCACCAGCGCGAGCTGACCGCCTGGGTCCGCCGCCTCGCTCGCGACACCGCCGGCCGCGTGGTCCTCGACCTGGGCGCGGGGACCGGCACCGGGACGGTAGCGCTCGCGCGGCGCTTCGAGCGGGCGGAGGTGCACGCCGTCGACGCGAGCCCCGCCATGCTCGAGCGGGTCGCCGAGCGCGCGGTCGTCGACGGCCTCGCCGACCGGATCCGCACCGTGCACGCCGACCTCGACGCGGGCTGGCCCGCCCTGCCGCCCGCCGACCTGGTGTGGGCGTCGCTCATGCTGCACGAGGTGGCCGACCCCGCGCGGCTGCTCGCGCGCGTGCACGACGGGCTCGCGCCCGGCGGGATCCTCGCCGTCGTCGAGATGGACGGCCCGCCGCGCTTCCTGCCCGACCGTCTCGATCCCGCGCTCGGTCGCCCGGGCCTCGCCGACCGCCTCGACGACGCCGTCACCCACGGCGGCACGGGCGGCCCGTCGCACCCGGATTGGGCGCCGTGGCTGCAGGAGGCCGGGCTGGTGGACGTCGAGACGCGCACCTTCCCCATCGATCCCGACCCGGCGGATCCGATCGCCGCCGCCGCGACCCTCCCCTACGCCCGCGCCTGGCTGACCCGCGTCCGCGACCGCGCCGCCGACCGCCTCGACGCGGGCGACCGCGCGGCCCTCGACGCCCTCCTCGACGACGGCGGCCCGCACGCCCTGGCGCGGATCCCGGGCCTCGGCCTCCGCGGCACCCGCACGGCCTGCGTCGGGCGCCGGCCGCGCTGA
- a CDS encoding helix-turn-helix domain-containing protein: MTQEPDLDALVRQRIRSLREARGWSLDVLAARCFLSPSTLSRIETGHRRIALDQLVPIAQALETSLDALIESGDDADVVIRPQEDAQAGRTTWILSRGGGSGSGPFVAKMRMMPTRPLPVDALGVHPGRDWFTVLSGTARLQLGERTILVAEGDAAEFSTMVPHGISAHRRVTEILTILDRDGQRAHLRTTGTGPAGHAADDGTEG; encoded by the coding sequence ATGACGCAAGAACCGGATCTCGACGCCCTCGTCCGCCAGCGCATCCGCAGCCTCCGCGAGGCCCGCGGCTGGTCGCTCGACGTGCTCGCGGCCCGCTGCTTCCTCAGCCCGTCGACGCTCAGCCGCATCGAGACCGGTCATCGGCGCATCGCGCTCGACCAGCTCGTGCCGATCGCGCAGGCCCTGGAGACGTCGCTCGACGCGCTCATCGAGTCGGGCGACGACGCCGACGTCGTGATCCGGCCGCAGGAGGACGCGCAGGCGGGGCGCACGACGTGGATCCTGTCCCGCGGCGGGGGCAGCGGATCGGGCCCGTTCGTCGCGAAGATGCGCATGATGCCGACGCGGCCCCTCCCCGTGGACGCGCTCGGCGTGCATCCCGGCCGCGACTGGTTCACGGTGCTGTCCGGGACGGCGCGCCTGCAGCTGGGGGAGCGGACGATCCTCGTGGCGGAGGGCGACGCGGCCGAGTTCTCGACGATGGTGCCGCACGGGATCAGCGCGCATCGCAGGGTCACGGAGATCCTCACGATCCTCGACCGCGACGGGCAGCGGGCGCACCTGCGGACGACGGGCACGGGGCCCGCCGGGCACGCGGCAGACGACGGGACGGAGGGCTAG